In Aptenodytes patagonicus chromosome 8, bAptPat1.pri.cur, whole genome shotgun sequence, a genomic segment contains:
- the UBA3 gene encoding NEDD8-activating enzyme E1 catalytic subunit isoform X5 — MVGSRGKYGGWEKKRRRLEELLADGMAVDGGCGDTGDWEGRWNHVKKFLERSGPFTHPDFEPGTQALEFLLNTCKVLVIGAGGLGCELLKNLALSGFRQIHVIDMDTIDVSNLNRQFLFRPKDVGRPKAEVAAEFLNSRVPNCAVVAYFKKIQDMDESFYRQFHIIVCGLDSIIARRWINGMLMSFLHYEDGVLDPSSIIPLIDGGTEGFKGNVRVIIPGMTACVECTLELYPPQVNFPMCTIASMPRLPEHCIEYVRILQWPKEQPFGEGVALDGDDPEHIQWIYQKSLERASQFNIKGVTYRLTQGVVKRIIPAVASTNAVIAAVCAAEVFKIATSAYVPLNNYLVFNDADGLYTYTFEAERKENCPACSQLPQNIEISPSAKLQEILDYLTNNASLQMKSPAITATMYGGNKTLYLQTVASIEERTRPNLSKTLKELGLVDGQELAVADVTTPQTMLFKLHFTT, encoded by the exons ATGGtgggaagcagagggaaataTGGCGGATG ggagaagaaaagaaggaggctAGAGGAGCTGCTGGCGGATGG AATGGCTGTTGATGGTGGGTGTGGGGACACTGGAGACTGGGAAGGTCGCTGGAACCATGTAAAGAAGTTCCTCGAGCGATCTGGACCATTCACACATCCTGATTTCGAGCCAGGCACTCAA GCTCTTGAGTTTTTGTTAAACACATGTAAAGTACTAGTTATTGGAGCAGGAGGATTAGGATGCGAACTCCTGAAAAACCTG GCACTGTCTGGCTTTAGACAGATCCATGTTATTGACATGGATACTATAGATGTTTCTAATCTTAACCGACAGTTTCTGTTTCG accaAAGGATGTTGGGCGACCAAAAGCAGAAGTTGCAGCAGAATTCCTGAACAGCCGTGTTCCCAACTGTGCTGTCGTAGC atattttaaaaagattcAAGACATGGATGAAAGCTTCTATCGAC agtTTCATATTATTGTTTGTGGGCTGGACTCTATAATTGCAAGAAGATGGATAAATGGCATGCTG ATGTCATTTTTACATTATGAAGATGGTGTACTGGATCCAAGTTCCATCATACCTTTAATAGATGGAGGGACAGAAGGTTTTAAAGGAAATGTTCGTGTGATTATTCCTGGTATGACAGCATGTGTTGAATGCACGCTTGAGCTTTATCCACCACAG GTCAATTTTCCCATGTGTACTATTGCATCTATGCCCAGGCTACCAGAGCATTGTATTGAGTATGTCAGGATACTGCAGTGGCCAAAGGAGCAACCTTTTGGAG AAGGTGTTGCATTGGATGGAGATGATCCTGAACACATACAGTGGATTTACCAGAAGTCTTTAGAAAGAGCATCACAATTTAATATTAAAGGTGTTACATACAGACTCACCCAAG GGGTGGTTAAACGAATTATTCCAGCAGTAGCTTCTACAAATGCAGTAATTGCAG CTGTTTGCGCCgcagaagtttttaaaatagcCACAAG TGCATACGTTCCTCTTAACAACTACTTGGTGTTTAATGATGCGGATGGATTGTACACATACACATTTGAAGCGGAAAGAAAG GAGAACTGTCCAGCCTGCAGCCAACTTCCCCAAAACATAGAGATTTCCCCATCAGCTAAATTGCAGGAGATCTTGGATTACTTGACAAATAATGCTTCATT GCAAATGAAATCTCCTGCAATCACAGCAACTATGTATGGgggaaataaaacactttatttaCAG ACAGTAGCTTCAATTGAAGAACGAACAAGGCCAAATCTTTCCAAGACACTAAAAG aattGGGGCTTGTGGATGGCCAGGAACTTGCAGTTGCTGATGTTACTACACCACAGACTATGCTGTTCAAGCTTCACTTCACCACTTAA
- the UBA3 gene encoding NEDD8-activating enzyme E1 catalytic subunit isoform X4 → MAVDGGCGDTGDWEGRWNHVKKFLERSGPFTHPDFEPGTQALEFLLNTCKVLVIGAGGLGCELLKNLALSGFRQIHVIDMDTIDVSNLNRQFLFRPKDVGRPKAEVAAEFLNSRVPNCAVVAYFKKIQDMDESFYRQFHIIVCGLDSIIARRWINGMLMSFLHYEDGVLDPSSIIPLIDGGTEGFKGNVRVIIPGMTACVECTLELYPPQVNFPMCTIASMPRLPEHCIEYVRILQWPKEQPFGEGVALDGDDPEHIQWIYQKSLERASQFNIKGVTYRLTQGVVKRIIPAVASTNAVIAAVCAAEVFKIATSAYVPLNNYLVFNDADGLYTYTFEAERKENCPACSQLPQNIEISPSAKLQEILDYLTNNASLQMKSPAITATMYGGNKTLYLQTVASIEERTRPNLSKTLKELGLVDGQELAVADVTTPQTMLFKLHFTT, encoded by the exons ATGGCTGTTGATGGTGGGTGTGGGGACACTGGAGACTGGGAAGGTCGCTGGAACCATGTAAAGAAGTTCCTCGAGCGATCTGGACCATTCACACATCCTGATTTCGAGCCAGGCACTCAA GCTCTTGAGTTTTTGTTAAACACATGTAAAGTACTAGTTATTGGAGCAGGAGGATTAGGATGCGAACTCCTGAAAAACCTG GCACTGTCTGGCTTTAGACAGATCCATGTTATTGACATGGATACTATAGATGTTTCTAATCTTAACCGACAGTTTCTGTTTCG accaAAGGATGTTGGGCGACCAAAAGCAGAAGTTGCAGCAGAATTCCTGAACAGCCGTGTTCCCAACTGTGCTGTCGTAGC atattttaaaaagattcAAGACATGGATGAAAGCTTCTATCGAC agtTTCATATTATTGTTTGTGGGCTGGACTCTATAATTGCAAGAAGATGGATAAATGGCATGCTG ATGTCATTTTTACATTATGAAGATGGTGTACTGGATCCAAGTTCCATCATACCTTTAATAGATGGAGGGACAGAAGGTTTTAAAGGAAATGTTCGTGTGATTATTCCTGGTATGACAGCATGTGTTGAATGCACGCTTGAGCTTTATCCACCACAG GTCAATTTTCCCATGTGTACTATTGCATCTATGCCCAGGCTACCAGAGCATTGTATTGAGTATGTCAGGATACTGCAGTGGCCAAAGGAGCAACCTTTTGGAG AAGGTGTTGCATTGGATGGAGATGATCCTGAACACATACAGTGGATTTACCAGAAGTCTTTAGAAAGAGCATCACAATTTAATATTAAAGGTGTTACATACAGACTCACCCAAG GGGTGGTTAAACGAATTATTCCAGCAGTAGCTTCTACAAATGCAGTAATTGCAG CTGTTTGCGCCgcagaagtttttaaaatagcCACAAG TGCATACGTTCCTCTTAACAACTACTTGGTGTTTAATGATGCGGATGGATTGTACACATACACATTTGAAGCGGAAAGAAAG GAGAACTGTCCAGCCTGCAGCCAACTTCCCCAAAACATAGAGATTTCCCCATCAGCTAAATTGCAGGAGATCTTGGATTACTTGACAAATAATGCTTCATT GCAAATGAAATCTCCTGCAATCACAGCAACTATGTATGGgggaaataaaacactttatttaCAG ACAGTAGCTTCAATTGAAGAACGAACAAGGCCAAATCTTTCCAAGACACTAAAAG aattGGGGCTTGTGGATGGCCAGGAACTTGCAGTTGCTGATGTTACTACACCACAGACTATGCTGTTCAAGCTTCACTTCACCACTTAA
- the UBA3 gene encoding NEDD8-activating enzyme E1 catalytic subunit isoform X1, producing MADGEEPEKKRRRLEELLADGMAVDGGCGDTGDWEGRWNHVKKFLERSGPFTHPDFEPGTQALEFLLNTCKVLVIGAGGLGCELLKNLALSGFRQIHVIDMDTIDVSNLNRQFLFRPKDVGRPKAEVAAEFLNSRVPNCAVVAYFKKIQDMDESFYRQFHIIVCGLDSIIARRWINGMLMSFLHYEDGVLDPSSIIPLIDGGTEGFKGNVRVIIPGMTACVECTLELYPPQVNFPMCTIASMPRLPEHCIEYVRILQWPKEQPFGEGVALDGDDPEHIQWIYQKSLERASQFNIKGVTYRLTQGVVKRIIPAVASTNAVIAAVCAAEVFKIATSAYVPLNNYLVFNDADGLYTYTFEAERKENCPACSQLPQNIEISPSAKLQEILDYLTNNASLQMKSPAITATMYGGNKTLYLQTVASIEERTRPNLSKTLKELGLVDGQELAVADVTTPQTMLFKLHFTT from the exons aTGGCGGATGGTGAGGAACC ggagaagaaaagaaggaggctAGAGGAGCTGCTGGCGGATGG AATGGCTGTTGATGGTGGGTGTGGGGACACTGGAGACTGGGAAGGTCGCTGGAACCATGTAAAGAAGTTCCTCGAGCGATCTGGACCATTCACACATCCTGATTTCGAGCCAGGCACTCAA GCTCTTGAGTTTTTGTTAAACACATGTAAAGTACTAGTTATTGGAGCAGGAGGATTAGGATGCGAACTCCTGAAAAACCTG GCACTGTCTGGCTTTAGACAGATCCATGTTATTGACATGGATACTATAGATGTTTCTAATCTTAACCGACAGTTTCTGTTTCG accaAAGGATGTTGGGCGACCAAAAGCAGAAGTTGCAGCAGAATTCCTGAACAGCCGTGTTCCCAACTGTGCTGTCGTAGC atattttaaaaagattcAAGACATGGATGAAAGCTTCTATCGAC agtTTCATATTATTGTTTGTGGGCTGGACTCTATAATTGCAAGAAGATGGATAAATGGCATGCTG ATGTCATTTTTACATTATGAAGATGGTGTACTGGATCCAAGTTCCATCATACCTTTAATAGATGGAGGGACAGAAGGTTTTAAAGGAAATGTTCGTGTGATTATTCCTGGTATGACAGCATGTGTTGAATGCACGCTTGAGCTTTATCCACCACAG GTCAATTTTCCCATGTGTACTATTGCATCTATGCCCAGGCTACCAGAGCATTGTATTGAGTATGTCAGGATACTGCAGTGGCCAAAGGAGCAACCTTTTGGAG AAGGTGTTGCATTGGATGGAGATGATCCTGAACACATACAGTGGATTTACCAGAAGTCTTTAGAAAGAGCATCACAATTTAATATTAAAGGTGTTACATACAGACTCACCCAAG GGGTGGTTAAACGAATTATTCCAGCAGTAGCTTCTACAAATGCAGTAATTGCAG CTGTTTGCGCCgcagaagtttttaaaatagcCACAAG TGCATACGTTCCTCTTAACAACTACTTGGTGTTTAATGATGCGGATGGATTGTACACATACACATTTGAAGCGGAAAGAAAG GAGAACTGTCCAGCCTGCAGCCAACTTCCCCAAAACATAGAGATTTCCCCATCAGCTAAATTGCAGGAGATCTTGGATTACTTGACAAATAATGCTTCATT GCAAATGAAATCTCCTGCAATCACAGCAACTATGTATGGgggaaataaaacactttatttaCAG ACAGTAGCTTCAATTGAAGAACGAACAAGGCCAAATCTTTCCAAGACACTAAAAG aattGGGGCTTGTGGATGGCCAGGAACTTGCAGTTGCTGATGTTACTACACCACAGACTATGCTGTTCAAGCTTCACTTCACCACTTAA
- the UBA3 gene encoding NEDD8-activating enzyme E1 catalytic subunit isoform X2: MADGEEPEKKRRRLEELLADGMAVDGGCGDTGDWEGRWNHVKKFLERSGPFTHPDFEPGTQALEFLLNTCKVLVIGAGGLGCELLKNLALSGFRQIHVIDMDTIDVSNLNRQFLFRPKDVGRPKAEVAAEFLNSRVPNCAVVAYFKKIQDMDESFYRQFHIIVCGLDSIIARRWINGMLMSFLHYEDGVLDPSSIIPLIDGGTEGFKGNVRVIIPGMTACVECTLELYPPQVNFPMCTIASMPRLPEHCIEYVRILQWPKEQPFGGVALDGDDPEHIQWIYQKSLERASQFNIKGVTYRLTQGVVKRIIPAVASTNAVIAAVCAAEVFKIATSAYVPLNNYLVFNDADGLYTYTFEAERKENCPACSQLPQNIEISPSAKLQEILDYLTNNASLQMKSPAITATMYGGNKTLYLQTVASIEERTRPNLSKTLKELGLVDGQELAVADVTTPQTMLFKLHFTT; the protein is encoded by the exons aTGGCGGATGGTGAGGAACC ggagaagaaaagaaggaggctAGAGGAGCTGCTGGCGGATGG AATGGCTGTTGATGGTGGGTGTGGGGACACTGGAGACTGGGAAGGTCGCTGGAACCATGTAAAGAAGTTCCTCGAGCGATCTGGACCATTCACACATCCTGATTTCGAGCCAGGCACTCAA GCTCTTGAGTTTTTGTTAAACACATGTAAAGTACTAGTTATTGGAGCAGGAGGATTAGGATGCGAACTCCTGAAAAACCTG GCACTGTCTGGCTTTAGACAGATCCATGTTATTGACATGGATACTATAGATGTTTCTAATCTTAACCGACAGTTTCTGTTTCG accaAAGGATGTTGGGCGACCAAAAGCAGAAGTTGCAGCAGAATTCCTGAACAGCCGTGTTCCCAACTGTGCTGTCGTAGC atattttaaaaagattcAAGACATGGATGAAAGCTTCTATCGAC agtTTCATATTATTGTTTGTGGGCTGGACTCTATAATTGCAAGAAGATGGATAAATGGCATGCTG ATGTCATTTTTACATTATGAAGATGGTGTACTGGATCCAAGTTCCATCATACCTTTAATAGATGGAGGGACAGAAGGTTTTAAAGGAAATGTTCGTGTGATTATTCCTGGTATGACAGCATGTGTTGAATGCACGCTTGAGCTTTATCCACCACAG GTCAATTTTCCCATGTGTACTATTGCATCTATGCCCAGGCTACCAGAGCATTGTATTGAGTATGTCAGGATACTGCAGTGGCCAAAGGAGCAACCTTTTGGAG GTGTTGCATTGGATGGAGATGATCCTGAACACATACAGTGGATTTACCAGAAGTCTTTAGAAAGAGCATCACAATTTAATATTAAAGGTGTTACATACAGACTCACCCAAG GGGTGGTTAAACGAATTATTCCAGCAGTAGCTTCTACAAATGCAGTAATTGCAG CTGTTTGCGCCgcagaagtttttaaaatagcCACAAG TGCATACGTTCCTCTTAACAACTACTTGGTGTTTAATGATGCGGATGGATTGTACACATACACATTTGAAGCGGAAAGAAAG GAGAACTGTCCAGCCTGCAGCCAACTTCCCCAAAACATAGAGATTTCCCCATCAGCTAAATTGCAGGAGATCTTGGATTACTTGACAAATAATGCTTCATT GCAAATGAAATCTCCTGCAATCACAGCAACTATGTATGGgggaaataaaacactttatttaCAG ACAGTAGCTTCAATTGAAGAACGAACAAGGCCAAATCTTTCCAAGACACTAAAAG aattGGGGCTTGTGGATGGCCAGGAACTTGCAGTTGCTGATGTTACTACACCACAGACTATGCTGTTCAAGCTTCACTTCACCACTTAA
- the UBA3 gene encoding NEDD8-activating enzyme E1 catalytic subunit isoform X3, with amino-acid sequence MADGEEPMAVDGGCGDTGDWEGRWNHVKKFLERSGPFTHPDFEPGTQALEFLLNTCKVLVIGAGGLGCELLKNLALSGFRQIHVIDMDTIDVSNLNRQFLFRPKDVGRPKAEVAAEFLNSRVPNCAVVAYFKKIQDMDESFYRQFHIIVCGLDSIIARRWINGMLMSFLHYEDGVLDPSSIIPLIDGGTEGFKGNVRVIIPGMTACVECTLELYPPQVNFPMCTIASMPRLPEHCIEYVRILQWPKEQPFGEGVALDGDDPEHIQWIYQKSLERASQFNIKGVTYRLTQGVVKRIIPAVASTNAVIAAVCAAEVFKIATSAYVPLNNYLVFNDADGLYTYTFEAERKENCPACSQLPQNIEISPSAKLQEILDYLTNNASLQMKSPAITATMYGGNKTLYLQTVASIEERTRPNLSKTLKELGLVDGQELAVADVTTPQTMLFKLHFTT; translated from the exons aTGGCGGATGGTGAGGAACC AATGGCTGTTGATGGTGGGTGTGGGGACACTGGAGACTGGGAAGGTCGCTGGAACCATGTAAAGAAGTTCCTCGAGCGATCTGGACCATTCACACATCCTGATTTCGAGCCAGGCACTCAA GCTCTTGAGTTTTTGTTAAACACATGTAAAGTACTAGTTATTGGAGCAGGAGGATTAGGATGCGAACTCCTGAAAAACCTG GCACTGTCTGGCTTTAGACAGATCCATGTTATTGACATGGATACTATAGATGTTTCTAATCTTAACCGACAGTTTCTGTTTCG accaAAGGATGTTGGGCGACCAAAAGCAGAAGTTGCAGCAGAATTCCTGAACAGCCGTGTTCCCAACTGTGCTGTCGTAGC atattttaaaaagattcAAGACATGGATGAAAGCTTCTATCGAC agtTTCATATTATTGTTTGTGGGCTGGACTCTATAATTGCAAGAAGATGGATAAATGGCATGCTG ATGTCATTTTTACATTATGAAGATGGTGTACTGGATCCAAGTTCCATCATACCTTTAATAGATGGAGGGACAGAAGGTTTTAAAGGAAATGTTCGTGTGATTATTCCTGGTATGACAGCATGTGTTGAATGCACGCTTGAGCTTTATCCACCACAG GTCAATTTTCCCATGTGTACTATTGCATCTATGCCCAGGCTACCAGAGCATTGTATTGAGTATGTCAGGATACTGCAGTGGCCAAAGGAGCAACCTTTTGGAG AAGGTGTTGCATTGGATGGAGATGATCCTGAACACATACAGTGGATTTACCAGAAGTCTTTAGAAAGAGCATCACAATTTAATATTAAAGGTGTTACATACAGACTCACCCAAG GGGTGGTTAAACGAATTATTCCAGCAGTAGCTTCTACAAATGCAGTAATTGCAG CTGTTTGCGCCgcagaagtttttaaaatagcCACAAG TGCATACGTTCCTCTTAACAACTACTTGGTGTTTAATGATGCGGATGGATTGTACACATACACATTTGAAGCGGAAAGAAAG GAGAACTGTCCAGCCTGCAGCCAACTTCCCCAAAACATAGAGATTTCCCCATCAGCTAAATTGCAGGAGATCTTGGATTACTTGACAAATAATGCTTCATT GCAAATGAAATCTCCTGCAATCACAGCAACTATGTATGGgggaaataaaacactttatttaCAG ACAGTAGCTTCAATTGAAGAACGAACAAGGCCAAATCTTTCCAAGACACTAAAAG aattGGGGCTTGTGGATGGCCAGGAACTTGCAGTTGCTGATGTTACTACACCACAGACTATGCTGTTCAAGCTTCACTTCACCACTTAA